From the genome of Bosea sp. Tri-49, one region includes:
- the rsmA gene encoding 16S rRNA (adenine(1518)-N(6)/adenine(1519)-N(6))-dimethyltransferase RsmA yields the protein MSATSPDGLPPLREVVERHGLMAQKALGQNFLFDLNLTGRIARSAGPLDGQTIVEIGPGPGGLTRALLANGAGRVIAIERDRRCMPALAEIGAHYPGRLEVVDGDALAVDLSGLLGGNQARIVANLPYNIGTPLLVGWLSAEPWPPWWTSLTLMFQREVAERIVATPEQRAAYGRLAVLANWRCERKILFDVPKTAFVPQPKITSSIVQLVPRQHPELCDRRLLERVTLAAFGQRRKMLRQSLKAVLADPAAMIETAGLSPTMRAEEVSVSGFVALANALASAAQR from the coding sequence ATGAGCGCCACCTCCCCGGACGGGTTGCCGCCGCTGCGCGAGGTCGTGGAGCGCCACGGTCTGATGGCGCAGAAGGCGCTCGGCCAGAACTTTCTGTTCGACCTCAATCTGACCGGCCGGATCGCGCGGTCCGCTGGACCGCTGGACGGCCAGACCATCGTCGAGATCGGTCCTGGTCCCGGGGGACTCACCCGCGCCTTGCTGGCCAATGGCGCAGGCCGGGTCATCGCCATCGAGCGCGACAGACGCTGCATGCCGGCACTGGCCGAGATCGGCGCCCATTATCCAGGTCGGCTCGAGGTCGTCGATGGCGACGCACTCGCCGTCGACCTCTCCGGCCTGCTCGGCGGCAACCAGGCCCGGATCGTCGCCAACCTGCCCTATAATATCGGCACGCCTCTGCTGGTGGGCTGGCTCAGCGCCGAGCCCTGGCCGCCCTGGTGGACCTCGCTGACGCTGATGTTCCAGCGTGAGGTGGCCGAGCGCATCGTCGCGACGCCAGAGCAGCGCGCGGCTTACGGCCGGCTCGCCGTGCTCGCCAACTGGCGTTGCGAGAGGAAGATCCTGTTCGACGTGCCGAAGACCGCCTTCGTGCCGCAGCCAAAGATCACATCCTCGATCGTCCAGCTGGTGCCGAGGCAGCATCCTGAACTATGCGATCGGCGGCTGCTCGAACGGGTCACGCTCGCTGCGTTCGGCCAGAGGCGGAAGATGCTGCGCCAAAGTCTCAAGGCCGTGCTCGCCGATCCAGCGGCAATGATCGAAACCGCCGGACTCTCACCGACCATGCGGGCGGAGGAGGTCTCGGTCAGCGGCTTCGTCGCCCTCGCCAACGCGCTGGCATCGGCGGCGCAGCGCTGA
- a CDS encoding MFS transporter, with translation MRGIGVSLLFVGALLTATGYGATFLLTEHFRSLGGSEIETGKVLAGAMVGTFIGVPLIGWVGARFGGARLAAIGAVLVTAGYLLLAGVASLSNTIVIAGFMVGCGWGMFYLAAPMAVSERVSDLDRGFWFTRFGAFQMAGIGGGPALALFLVDTLGLSTASLFRLLAFGCVCAAACLWAFELTTPRPAQPHPGSTGAPRNWVTSIVPLAGTRAIYPILMVGIGACVFTGMLTFQSSLARGSGLDASLYFTTYAAVVVVARFTLAPAINRADGNRMSVLLLILMSAGVLVYFAIGYGASVQVVSGILLGLGYGLVYTVIQTQVVNDAPEAHRTGALTWFVVSYFIGIFGFPAIGGWLIVHWGTQAFLVVVLVCALAELALALARNRSRASSAAVLNAPRA, from the coding sequence ATGCGTGGAATTGGTGTGAGCTTGTTGTTTGTCGGCGCATTGCTGACCGCAACAGGCTATGGCGCGACGTTCCTGCTGACGGAGCATTTTCGCAGCCTCGGCGGCAGCGAGATCGAGACTGGCAAGGTTCTGGCGGGCGCGATGGTCGGCACCTTTATCGGCGTGCCCCTGATCGGATGGGTCGGCGCCCGCTTCGGCGGCGCCCGCCTCGCCGCAATCGGGGCCGTTCTGGTCACCGCCGGATATCTGCTCCTGGCCGGTGTCGCCTCGCTCTCCAATACCATCGTGATCGCCGGCTTCATGGTCGGCTGCGGCTGGGGCATGTTTTATCTGGCCGCCCCTATGGCCGTTTCGGAACGGGTGAGCGATCTCGATCGCGGCTTCTGGTTCACGCGCTTCGGCGCGTTTCAGATGGCCGGCATCGGCGGCGGCCCGGCATTGGCGTTGTTTCTCGTCGACACTCTCGGCTTGTCGACAGCCTCGCTCTTTCGCCTGCTCGCGTTCGGCTGCGTCTGCGCCGCGGCCTGCCTATGGGCGTTCGAACTGACGACGCCTCGGCCAGCCCAGCCCCATCCAGGCAGCACAGGCGCGCCAAGGAACTGGGTTACCTCGATCGTTCCCTTGGCGGGCACCAGGGCGATCTATCCAATTCTCATGGTCGGAATTGGGGCTTGTGTCTTCACCGGCATGCTGACGTTTCAAAGCTCGCTGGCGCGCGGTAGCGGCCTCGATGCCAGTCTGTATTTCACCACCTATGCAGCCGTGGTGGTGGTCGCGCGCTTTACGCTCGCGCCCGCCATCAACCGCGCCGATGGCAATCGGATGTCAGTCCTGTTGCTGATCCTGATGTCGGCCGGCGTCCTGGTCTACTTCGCCATCGGCTATGGCGCGTCGGTGCAAGTCGTCAGCGGCATCCTGCTGGGGCTCGGCTACGGGCTGGTCTATACCGTCATTCAGACGCAGGTCGTCAACGATGCGCCGGAAGCTCACCGCACCGGCGCTCTGACATGGTTCGTGGTGTCATACTTTATCGGGATTTTCGGCTTCCCGGCGATCGGCGGCTGGCTGATCGTCCATTGGGGCACACAGGCCTTCCTCGTGGTCGTCCTCGTTTGTGCCCTGGCCGAACTTGCTCTCGCCTTGGCGCGAAATCGGTCCCGCGCGAGCAGCGCTGCGGTTCTGAACGCTCCACGCGCCTGA
- the pdxA gene encoding 4-hydroxythreonine-4-phosphate dehydrogenase PdxA: MSRRLLALTQGDPAGIGPELALAAWRQRAVRSIPPFAYLGNSDMLAGLVQRLGLDVQLRNVGWDEAEACFATALPVIELDNRSPARSGSPDPANAGGVIEAIERGVEAVEAGRAAALVTNPIAKSVLYAAGFQHPGHTEFLAELAGRGRDTVPRPVMMIWSEGLAVIPVTIHIPLEAVPGQLTTELIVETGRIAAADLERRFGVLRPRLALCGLNPHAGEGGALGREDAAVIAPAVEQLRGLGIDASGPYPADTLFHARARTGYDVALGMYHDQALIPIKTIAFDEGVNVTLGLPFIRTSPDHGTAFDIAGKGIARPDSLCAALKLAARMAAAESKATT, encoded by the coding sequence TTGAGCCGGCGTCTTCTGGCTCTGACTCAGGGCGATCCCGCCGGGATCGGCCCGGAGTTGGCTCTCGCCGCCTGGAGGCAGCGTGCGGTGCGCTCCATTCCGCCCTTCGCTTATCTGGGCAATTCCGACATGCTCGCCGGGCTGGTGCAGCGGCTCGGCCTCGATGTGCAGTTGCGCAATGTCGGCTGGGATGAAGCCGAAGCCTGCTTCGCGACCGCCTTGCCCGTGATCGAGCTCGACAATCGCTCGCCAGCGCGATCCGGATCTCCCGATCCGGCCAACGCAGGCGGTGTGATCGAAGCGATCGAGCGCGGCGTCGAGGCCGTCGAGGCCGGGCGAGCCGCGGCGCTCGTCACCAACCCCATCGCCAAGAGCGTGCTCTATGCCGCCGGCTTCCAGCATCCCGGCCATACCGAATTTCTGGCGGAGCTGGCGGGCCGTGGCCGGGACACGGTGCCGCGGCCGGTGATGATGATCTGGTCGGAAGGGCTCGCCGTCATTCCGGTCACCATCCATATTCCGCTGGAGGCGGTGCCGGGGCAGCTGACGACGGAGCTGATCGTCGAGACCGGCCGGATCGCGGCAGCCGACCTCGAACGCCGCTTCGGTGTCTTGCGGCCGAGGCTGGCATTGTGCGGGCTCAACCCACATGCGGGCGAAGGCGGCGCGCTCGGCAGGGAGGATGCGGCGGTGATCGCGCCGGCAGTCGAGCAACTGCGAGGGCTCGGCATCGATGCAAGCGGCCCCTATCCAGCCGACACGCTGTTCCATGCCCGGGCCCGTACCGGCTACGACGTCGCGCTCGGCATGTATCACGACCAGGCATTGATCCCGATCAAGACCATCGCCTTCGACGAGGGCGTCAACGTCACGCTCGGTCTGCCCTTCATTCGGACCTCGCCGGACCACGGCACGGCGTTCGACATCGCCGGCAAGGGCATCGCCCGGCCGGACAGCCTGTGCGCGGCGCTGAAGCTCGCAGCCCGCATGGCTGCCGCCGAGAGCAAGGCAACCACATGA
- the mltG gene encoding endolytic transglycosylase MltG, whose amino-acid sequence MSQPPRVAPRSPNEALKPVAPPAPPPKARKRRRSPFIALLSGLFTTALILAGAVGGGIVYLDGRSKAPGPLATDRVLIIPKEHGVTEIADLLQREGMIEHPWAFKVAAYTSGKAASLKAGEYLFKARASQRDILDVIAEGKAVEHSITIPEGLTSEQIIARLQQNDMLTGDVIQVPREGQILPDTYKFQRGSTRQAIVNRMTRDQTRVLNEVWAKRPADLPIKTPAELVILASIVEKETGRADERPRVAGVFINRMNRKMKLQSDPTIVYGLVGGKGTLGRGITRPEITQATPYNTYVIEGLPPGPIANPGRAALEAVVNHSRTKDLYFVADGSGGHAFAESLEQHNRNVARWRQVESARREAGRPPTDGGVDRAEPPPAPDQRTEAPAAARADGQAATAPDQAQPESFPVPGNRRAAAGQPVQAGASAGPAGTRARAFDASEGTTRDPLLNKTFDLNSPKQVPPLKP is encoded by the coding sequence ATGAGTCAGCCGCCTCGCGTCGCGCCGAGGAGTCCAAACGAGGCGTTGAAGCCTGTCGCGCCGCCGGCCCCGCCGCCGAAGGCGCGCAAGCGGCGGCGTTCGCCCTTTATCGCCCTGCTCAGCGGGCTGTTCACGACGGCTCTCATCCTCGCCGGCGCTGTCGGCGGCGGCATTGTCTATCTCGACGGCCGCAGCAAGGCGCCGGGGCCGCTTGCCACTGATCGCGTGCTGATCATCCCGAAGGAGCACGGGGTGACGGAGATCGCCGATCTGCTGCAGCGCGAGGGCATGATCGAGCACCCTTGGGCCTTCAAGGTCGCGGCGTACACCTCTGGCAAGGCCGCCAGCCTCAAGGCCGGCGAATACCTCTTCAAGGCACGCGCCAGCCAAAGGGATATTCTCGACGTCATCGCCGAGGGCAAGGCGGTCGAGCATTCGATCACCATCCCCGAGGGGCTGACGAGCGAGCAGATCATTGCCCGCCTGCAGCAGAACGATATGCTCACCGGCGACGTCATCCAGGTCCCGCGCGAGGGCCAGATCCTGCCCGACACCTACAAGTTCCAGCGCGGCTCGACACGCCAGGCCATCGTCAATCGGATGACGCGAGACCAGACCCGCGTCCTCAACGAAGTCTGGGCCAAGCGTCCGGCGGACCTGCCGATCAAGACGCCGGCGGAGCTGGTGATCCTCGCCTCGATCGTCGAGAAGGAGACCGGACGCGCCGACGAACGGCCACGCGTCGCCGGCGTCTTCATCAACCGGATGAACCGCAAGATGAAGCTGCAATCCGACCCGACGATCGTTTACGGCCTCGTCGGCGGCAAGGGCACGCTCGGACGCGGCATCACGCGCCCCGAGATCACCCAGGCGACACCCTACAACACCTATGTGATCGAAGGCCTGCCACCAGGACCGATCGCCAATCCGGGGCGCGCGGCTCTCGAGGCGGTGGTCAACCATTCGCGGACCAAGGACCTCTACTTCGTCGCGGATGGCAGCGGCGGACATGCCTTCGCCGAGAGCCTTGAGCAGCACAACCGCAACGTCGCGCGCTGGCGCCAGGTCGAGTCGGCTCGCCGTGAGGCCGGCCGGCCGCCCACCGATGGCGGTGTCGACCGCGCCGAGCCGCCGCCGGCTCCCGATCAGCGCACCGAAGCTCCGGCTGCGGCGCGGGCAGACGGTCAGGCCGCGACGGCGCCCGATCAGGCTCAGCCGGAGAGCTTCCCGGTTCCGGGCAACCGCCGTGCGGCGGCTGGCCAGCCGGTACAGGCTGGCGCGTCAGCGGGGCCGGCCGGGACGCGGGCCCGCGCCTTCGACGCTTCCGAAGGCACCACCCGGGATCCGCTGCTGAACAAGACCTTCGACCTCAACAGCCCCAAGCAGGTGCCGCCGCTGAAGCCTTGA
- a CDS encoding YicC/YloC family endoribonuclease, giving the protein MAIESMTGFARVAGTIDMHAWAWEVRSVNGRGLDVRVRAPTGFESFSEAARKQFSAAFARGTLHVSLAITSEAAAARPRINQEALAALIEAASQVKLPASIAPATLDGLLAIRGVVEVSEEGGDTLSDLEKPVLAALEGTIAALKQARLAEGRALEAILVGHLDTIARLTVEAENHPARSVEAVRTRLATQVAALMETGKAFEPQRLHQEAALLAVKADIREEVDRLHAHVAALRELLAQGGPIGRKLDFLAQEFGREASTLCAKAGDPGLSRIGLELRTTVDQLREQVQNVE; this is encoded by the coding sequence ATGGCGATCGAGAGCATGACGGGGTTCGCCCGGGTGGCCGGGACCATCGACATGCATGCCTGGGCCTGGGAGGTCCGCAGCGTCAACGGCCGGGGGCTCGATGTCCGCGTCCGTGCCCCGACCGGTTTTGAGAGCTTCTCCGAAGCGGCGCGCAAGCAGTTCTCGGCCGCCTTCGCACGCGGCACCTTGCATGTCAGCCTCGCCATCACCAGCGAAGCTGCTGCTGCGCGTCCGCGCATCAACCAGGAGGCGCTCGCCGCCCTGATCGAGGCCGCGAGTCAGGTAAAATTGCCCGCTAGTATCGCCCCGGCGACGCTTGATGGTCTGCTCGCGATCCGCGGCGTGGTCGAGGTTTCCGAGGAGGGCGGCGATACGCTCAGCGACCTCGAAAAGCCGGTGCTCGCTGCATTGGAGGGGACGATCGCGGCGCTGAAGCAGGCGAGGCTCGCCGAGGGGCGGGCGCTCGAGGCGATCCTCGTCGGCCATCTCGACACCATCGCCCGCCTGACGGTCGAAGCCGAGAATCACCCGGCTCGCAGTGTCGAGGCGGTCCGCACGCGACTCGCGACCCAGGTCGCTGCGTTGATGGAGACCGGCAAGGCCTTCGAGCCGCAGCGCCTGCATCAGGAAGCTGCGCTGCTGGCGGTCAAGGCCGATATCCGCGAGGAGGTCGATCGGCTTCACGCCCATGTTGCGGCGCTCCGCGAACTGCTCGCCCAGGGCGGGCCGATCGGCCGCAAGCTCGATTTCCTGGCACAGGAGTTCGGCCGGGAAGCCTCGACGCTCTGCGCCAAGGCTGGCGATCCCGGCCTGTCGCGGATCGGCCTCGAATTGCGCACGACCGTCGACCAGCTGCGCGAGCAGGTCCAGAACGTGGAGTAA
- the gmk gene encoding guanylate kinase, with protein MAMADPTRPARRGLMLILSSPSGAGKSTLTRTLSQKETNLDLSISVTTRGKRPSEIDGVHYRFIERDAFDLLRQRDEMLESAEVHGNGYGTPRKPVEEALKAGRDVLFDIDYQGTQQILEKAREDVVAIFILPPSMAELRSRLVRRAEDAPEVIARRLDNARDEIARWSVYDYVIVNDDLGAAYESVRSILAAERLKRSRAVGMADFVETLLAEKVG; from the coding sequence ATGGCGATGGCCGATCCTACCCGCCCGGCCCGTCGCGGCCTGATGCTGATCCTGTCGTCGCCGTCCGGCGCCGGCAAGTCGACGCTGACCCGGACCTTGTCGCAAAAGGAAACCAATCTCGACCTTTCGATCTCGGTCACGACGCGCGGGAAACGCCCCTCCGAGATCGACGGTGTCCATTATCGCTTCATCGAGCGCGATGCCTTCGACCTGCTGCGCCAACGCGACGAGATGCTGGAATCGGCCGAAGTCCATGGCAATGGCTACGGCACGCCGCGCAAGCCCGTCGAAGAGGCGTTGAAGGCCGGCCGCGATGTGCTGTTCGACATCGACTACCAGGGCACGCAGCAGATCCTCGAGAAGGCGCGCGAGGACGTCGTCGCGATTTTCATCCTGCCACCTTCCATGGCCGAGCTGCGCTCGCGGCTGGTCCGGCGCGCCGAGGATGCGCCGGAGGTGATCGCGCGCCGGCTCGACAATGCGCGCGACGAGATCGCACGCTGGAGCGTTTACGACTACGTCATCGTCAATGACGATCTCGGCGCCGCCTATGAATCGGTTCGTTCGATCCTGGCGGCCGAGCGGTTGAAGCGCAGCCGCGCGGTCGGCATGGCGGACTTCGTCGAGACCCTGCTAGCCGAGAAGGTCGGCTGA
- a CDS encoding LPS-assembly protein LptD: MASGVRRITRLAAATALATTLAPVLGWTSLAYAQTPAAKPQERMVVDARELVYDKDNNTVSAVGDVQILYQGRTIEADRVVYDRQSKRVVATGNARITESNGTVITGDRFNLTDDFRDGFIDSLRVVNTDKTRFSAPRAERTDGEVFVFDKGIYTACEPCVDQPERPPFWQVRAARIIHKKSEQMIYYEEARLEFAGIPIAYIPFMSGPDATVKRKTGFLAPKFINTSALGYGVGLPYFINLAPNYDLTVTPTYLSRQGLLGEVEWRHRFVNGSYNIRAAGIFQQEKEAFLSSPFGAGDDTFRGSVESSGKVFINPRWNFSWDVAAATDRFFFKNYRIRSESITASTYLQESTSTVSLNGQTANAWFDMRGYYFQPLTYYDWQKQQPVVGPVVDYNRRVHKPSMIGGELSFTVNLTHLTREAASFKELPVQKTFLINTPSYSLFDGCAVYQKGQCLVTGLAGSIARATAEVDWRRNFVDPIGQVWTPYASLRADVFSLNPNTTSYANTHVNTIADTSDEVFGRAMPAIGLMYRFPFVASTSWGTHILEPVAQVVARPNETNSLRVANEDSQSLVFDDTNLFEWNKFSGYDRVEGGSRANIGLRYSGTFGQDAYANALFGQSYHLGGRNSYSSGDLTNTGLNSGLDTRRSDYVAKAQLQPFKGLLLQAGGRFNESTFEPQRVDASAAFSYKFLSTTVGYSRYEPQPDLGIPRRREGLSLTQSVSFAQYWSVRGSVLFDLDKFKYDRERYRDALSLYMANPASTPNPVYPNTGPFQTAAASLGLRYQDECTIFDVSYSQSYADRQAGSTKDTRTVMFRLELRTLGEISYSQNLGTSSSGDGVASSN, encoded by the coding sequence ATGGCTTCCGGCGTAAGACGCATCACGCGCCTTGCAGCTGCGACCGCGCTGGCAACGACGCTTGCCCCGGTCCTCGGCTGGACGAGCCTGGCCTATGCCCAAACTCCGGCGGCCAAGCCGCAGGAGCGCATGGTCGTCGACGCGCGCGAGCTCGTCTACGACAAGGACAACAACACCGTTTCCGCGGTCGGCGACGTCCAGATTCTTTATCAGGGCCGCACGATCGAGGCAGATCGCGTCGTCTATGACCGCCAGAGCAAGCGCGTGGTCGCGACCGGCAACGCCCGCATCACCGAATCCAACGGCACGGTGATCACCGGCGACCGTTTCAACCTGACCGACGACTTTCGCGACGGCTTCATCGATTCGCTGCGCGTGGTGAACACCGACAAGACCCGGTTCTCGGCACCGCGCGCCGAGCGCACCGATGGCGAGGTCTTCGTCTTCGACAAGGGCATCTACACGGCCTGCGAGCCTTGCGTCGATCAACCCGAGCGCCCGCCGTTCTGGCAGGTGCGCGCTGCCCGGATCATCCACAAGAAGTCCGAGCAGATGATCTACTACGAGGAGGCCCGGCTGGAGTTCGCCGGCATCCCGATCGCCTATATCCCGTTCATGTCGGGGCCGGACGCGACCGTTAAGCGCAAGACCGGCTTCCTGGCGCCAAAATTCATCAACACCTCGGCGCTCGGTTATGGCGTGGGCCTGCCCTACTTCATCAATCTCGCGCCGAACTACGATCTGACGGTGACGCCGACCTATCTCTCGCGCCAGGGCCTGCTCGGCGAGGTCGAGTGGCGGCATCGTTTCGTCAACGGCTCGTACAACATCCGCGCCGCCGGTATTTTCCAGCAGGAAAAGGAGGCTTTCCTATCAAGCCCCTTCGGCGCCGGTGACGACACATTCCGCGGCTCGGTCGAGAGCTCCGGCAAGGTGTTCATCAACCCGCGCTGGAATTTCAGCTGGGACGTCGCGGCAGCGACCGACCGGTTCTTCTTCAAGAACTACCGGATCCGCAGCGAGAGCATCACGGCCTCGACCTATCTGCAGGAATCGACCTCGACCGTCTCGCTCAACGGCCAGACGGCGAACGCCTGGTTCGATATGCGCGGCTATTACTTCCAGCCGCTGACCTATTACGACTGGCAGAAGCAGCAGCCGGTGGTCGGGCCGGTCGTCGACTACAACCGGCGGGTCCACAAGCCTTCCATGATCGGCGGTGAGTTGTCGTTCACCGTCAATCTGACGCATCTGACCCGCGAGGCGGCCTCCTTCAAGGAACTGCCGGTCCAGAAGACCTTCCTGATCAACACGCCGAGCTATTCACTGTTCGATGGCTGCGCGGTCTATCAGAAGGGGCAATGCCTCGTGACCGGCCTCGCTGGCTCGATCGCGCGCGCCACCGCCGAGGTCGATTGGCGGCGCAACTTCGTCGATCCGATCGGTCAGGTCTGGACGCCCTACGCCTCGCTGAGAGCGGACGTGTTCTCCCTCAACCCGAACACGACCAGCTATGCCAACACGCATGTCAACACCATCGCCGACACCTCCGACGAGGTGTTTGGACGAGCGATGCCGGCGATCGGCCTGATGTACCGGTTCCCGTTCGTCGCCTCGACCTCTTGGGGAACGCACATCCTCGAGCCGGTCGCGCAGGTCGTGGCGCGCCCGAACGAGACGAACAGCCTGCGCGTTGCCAACGAAGATTCGCAGAGTCTCGTCTTCGACGACACCAATCTGTTCGAATGGAACAAATTTTCCGGATACGATCGGGTCGAGGGCGGCAGCCGGGCGAACATCGGCCTGCGCTATAGCGGCACGTTCGGCCAGGACGCGTATGCCAACGCCTTGTTCGGACAGTCCTATCATCTCGGCGGCCGCAATTCCTATTCCAGCGGCGACCTGACCAACACCGGCCTCAACTCGGGCCTGGACACCCGCCGCTCGGACTATGTCGCCAAGGCACAGCTCCAGCCGTTCAAGGGTCTGCTGCTGCAGGCCGGTGGACGCTTCAACGAATCGACCTTCGAGCCGCAGCGCGTCGATGCCTCCGCGGCCTTCAGCTACAAGTTCCTGTCGACGACAGTCGGCTACAGCCGCTACGAACCGCAGCCCGACCTCGGCATCCCGCGCCGCCGCGAAGGTCTCAGCCTCACCCAGTCCGTCTCGTTCGCCCAGTACTGGAGCGTGCGCGGCAGCGTTCTGTTCGACCTCGACAAATTCAAGTACGATCGCGAGCGCTATCGCGATGCGCTGTCGCTCTATATGGCGAACCCTGCCAGCACCCCGAACCCGGTCTATCCGAACACCGGCCCATTCCAGACGGCGGCGGCTTCGCTGGGCCTGCGTTATCAGGATGAGTGCACGATCTTCGACGTGTCCTATTCGCAGTCCTATGCCGACAGGCAGGCGGGCTCGACCAAGGATACGCGGACGGTGATGTTCCGCCTCGAGCTGCGCACGCTCGGCGAGATCAGTTATTCGCAGAACCTGGGTACGAGCAGCTCCGGCGACGGTGTCGCGTCCAGCAATTGA
- the pdxR gene encoding MocR-like pyridoxine biosynthesis transcription factor PdxR, which translates to MIVEPPKSPSLTSEASHAEVVADRPTLKKEMATTLPRRTLDLPIALDPGIPNQASRVHSALRVAIVDGYLSPGLKLPSSRALAEQLDVPRNAVVAAYEHLLSDELAEARRGSGTYVAADLPAAQSAAAPVRLDVETLPSRAFALGRTHVDGRLLRQLGAGVRRHIVAANPDQLGYGDPRGSLTLRTEIARHLAANRGIRCDPGCIMITSGTQQGLRLCAEALLSSGDEIWLEEPGYYAAHGTLRAAKMHLIPVPVDGDGIRVDEGRKRAPSARAAYVTPSHQFPTGITMSMARRVALLDWANAAQAWIIEDDYDSEFRYAGPPLTALAGLGGERVIYSGTFSKTLFPSLRLAYLVLPPAVAERVMRARSAADRFPPGFLSDAVAELMSSGAFAAHLRRARLRYRQARDTVASVLVEAGRGRLRVVVPPQGLHLVAYLPAGLPVDAGARIRAMAAVETRLLSEASLSPGGTEGFILGFSGHDSRDLIAAARRLGEAADAYMAGRGVPAC; encoded by the coding sequence ATGATCGTTGAGCCTCCCAAGTCACCTTCTTTGACTTCTGAGGCGTCGCATGCCGAAGTGGTCGCTGATAGGCCCACTTTGAAGAAAGAAATGGCAACCACTTTGCCACGGCGAACGCTCGACTTGCCGATCGCATTGGATCCGGGCATCCCCAATCAGGCATCGCGGGTTCACTCCGCGCTGCGGGTGGCGATCGTCGACGGTTATCTGAGCCCGGGTCTGAAGCTGCCATCCAGCAGGGCGTTGGCCGAGCAATTGGACGTGCCGCGCAATGCCGTTGTCGCGGCTTACGAGCATCTCCTCAGCGACGAGCTGGCAGAGGCTCGGCGAGGCTCCGGTACTTATGTGGCTGCGGATCTGCCGGCGGCGCAGTCAGCCGCGGCTCCTGTCCGGCTCGACGTCGAAACCCTTCCGAGCCGCGCCTTCGCCCTGGGGCGGACCCATGTCGACGGTCGCCTCCTGCGCCAACTCGGCGCGGGCGTTCGCCGTCATATCGTCGCTGCGAACCCTGATCAGCTCGGCTATGGCGATCCACGCGGCAGCCTGACGCTTCGAACAGAGATCGCCCGACACCTCGCAGCAAACCGGGGCATTCGTTGCGATCCAGGCTGCATCATGATCACCAGTGGCACGCAACAGGGCTTGCGCCTCTGTGCTGAAGCCCTGCTTTCATCTGGCGATGAGATCTGGCTGGAGGAGCCGGGCTATTACGCGGCCCATGGCACCTTGCGAGCCGCCAAGATGCACTTGATCCCGGTGCCCGTCGATGGCGACGGCATCAGGGTCGACGAGGGCCGAAAGCGCGCTCCATCGGCACGGGCCGCCTATGTCACTCCCTCGCATCAGTTTCCGACCGGCATCACCATGAGCATGGCGCGGCGGGTAGCGCTGCTGGATTGGGCGAATGCGGCGCAGGCCTGGATCATCGAGGATGATTACGACAGCGAGTTTCGCTATGCCGGGCCGCCTCTCACGGCGCTGGCCGGTCTTGGCGGCGAGCGGGTGATCTATAGCGGCACCTTCTCGAAAACGCTGTTTCCCTCCTTGCGCCTTGCCTATCTCGTCCTGCCTCCGGCCGTTGCCGAACGGGTGATGAGGGCCAGGAGTGCCGCTGATCGATTTCCGCCCGGCTTCTTGTCGGACGCTGTGGCCGAGCTCATGTCCAGCGGCGCGTTTGCTGCGCACCTCCGGCGTGCCCGCCTGCGCTATCGTCAAGCTCGCGATACCGTCGCATCGGTCCTGGTGGAGGCGGGCCGTGGCCGGCTGCGCGTCGTCGTTCCGCCGCAGGGCCTGCATCTGGTTGCCTATCTCCCTGCCGGCCTTCCCGTCGATGCCGGCGCCCGCATTCGCGCGATGGCGGCGGTCGAGACAAGATTGCTGTCCGAGGCCAGCCTCTCCCCGGGCGGTACGGAGGGTTTCATCCTCGGCTTCTCAGGGCATGACAGTCGCGATTTGATCGCAGCTGCCAGGCGGCTCGGCGAGGCAGCCGACGCGTATATGGCGGGACGAGGCGTGCCTGCCTGCTGA